Proteins co-encoded in one Juglans regia cultivar Chandler chromosome 16, Walnut 2.0, whole genome shotgun sequence genomic window:
- the LOC109005733 gene encoding V-type proton ATPase subunit a3-like, whose protein sequence is MGEVRGGCCPSMYLFRSEPMQLVQLIVPTESAHLTVSYLGDVGLLQFKDLNVEKSPFQRTYAAQIKKCGEMARKLRYFKEQMLKAGFCAKKSTAQVDINLDDLEVKLGELEAELVEINANSEKLQRAHNELVEYKLVLEKAGEFFHVAHSGATELQREYESRQITEESLDTPLLLEQEMLTDSSKQVKLGFLTGLVPREKSMAFERIIFRATRGNVFIRHAVVEDPVTDPVSGVKIEKNVFVVFYSGEKAKNKILKICEAFGANRYPFSEDLGKQAQMITEVSGRLSELKTTIDVGLLQQNSLLQTIGDQFELWDLWVRKEKSVYHTLNMLSLDVTKKCLVGEGWSPIFATKQIQHALERAAFDSNSQVGAIFQVLQTKELPPTYFRTNKFTSPFQEIVDAYGVAKYQEANPTVYTIVTFPFLFAVMFGDWGHGICLLLATLFLIARERRYSSQKLGDIMEMMFGGRYCILMMALFSIFTGLIYNEFFSVPFELFAPSAYACRDLSCRDATTVGLIKAHPTYPFGVDPAWHGTRSELPFLNSLKMKMSILLGVAQMNLGIILSYCNAKFFENSVNIWFQFVPQIIFLNSLFGYLSILILVKWCIGSQADLYHTMIYMFLSPTDDLGENQLFVGQKMLQLVLLLLALVAVPWMLLPKPFLLKKQHQDRHRGQSYTPLQSTEETFQLESNHGSHGHEEFDFSEVFVHQLIHTIEFVLGSVSNTASYLRLWALSLAHSELSSVFYDKLLMLAWGYNNVVILIVGIVIFICATVGVLLVMETLSAFLHALRLHWVEFQNKFYEGDGYKFYPFSFALIGDEDE, encoded by the exons ATGGGAGAGGTCCGAGGAGGGTGTTGCCCGTCGATGTATCTGTTCAGGTCGGAGCCCATGCAGCTGGTTCAGCTCATCGTCCCCACCGAGTCCGCTCACCTCACCGTCTCCTATCTCGGCGACGTCGGCCTCCTACAATTCAAAGAC CTCAATGTGGAGAAGAGCCCATTTCAGCGGACTTATGCAGCTCAG ataaaaaaatgtggGGAGATGGCACGCAAATTACGCTATTTCAAGGAACAAATGCTGAAGGCAGGGTTTTGTGCAAAAAAGTCTACAGCACAAGTTGATATCAATTTGGATGATTTAGAG GTAAAACTAGGTGAACTTGAGGCAGAGCTGGTCGAGATAAATGCAAATAGTGAGAAGTTGCAACGTGCTCATAATGAACTAGTAGAATATAAGCTTGTTCTGGAGAag GCTGGTGAGTTTTTTCATGTAGCTCACAGCGGTGCCACAGAACTACAGAGGGAGTATGAATCACGCCAGATTACTGAAGAATCCTTGGATACACCATTATTGTTGGAGCAA GAAATGTTAACTGATTCATCCAAGCAAGTTAAGCTGGGGTTCCTCACGGGCCTTGTTCCTAGGGAAAAGTCAATGGCATTTGAGAGGATTATTTTTCGAGCTACTAGGGGTAATGTGTTTATTAGACATGCTGTAGTTGAGGACCCTGTGACTGATCCTGTTTCTGGAGTGAAG ATTGAAAAGAATGTGTTTGTGGTTTTCTACTCTGGAGAAAAAGCAAAGAACAAGATTCTTAAAATATGTGAAGCTTTTGGAGCAAATCGTTATCCTTTTAGTGAGGACTTGGGTAAACAAGCTCAAATGATCACTGAG GTTTCAGGAAGACTATCAGAGCTGAAGACCACTATAGATGTTGGACTGCTGCAACAAAACAGTTTGTTACAGACCATTGGAGATCAATTTGAGCTGTGGGACCTTTGG GTGAGAAAGGAGAAATCTGTATATCACACCTTGAACATGCTTAGCCTTGATGTGACAAAAAAGTGTCTTGTTGGTGAGGGCTGGAGTCCTATTTTTGCAACAAAACAG ATCCAGCATGCATTGGAGAGGGCAGCATTTGACTCTAATTCCCAAGTTGGAGCAATCTTCCAGGTTTTGCAAACAAAGGAGTTACCACCAACCTATTTTCGGACAAACAAATTCACTTCTCCTTTCCAAGAAATTGTTGATGCATATGG GGTGGCTAAATATCAAGAAGCAAATCCTACTGTATACACTATTGTTACATTCCCATTTCTTTTTGCTGTCATGTTTGGTGATTGGGGGCATGGAATATGCTTATTACTTGCAACATTATTTCTAATAGCCAGGGAGAGGAGATATTCTAGTCAG AAGCTTGGAGACATTATGGAAATGATGTTTGGTGGTCGTTACTGTATTTTGATGATGGCACTCTTCTCAATTTTCACGGGTTTGATCTATAATGAATTCTTCTCAGTCCCATTTGAGCTGTTTGCTCCCTCAGCATATGCATGCCGTGATCTTTCTTGCAG AGATGCTACTACTGTGGGATTGATTAAGGCGCATCCCACTTACCCATTTGGCGTAGATCCTGCATGGCACGGTACCCGCAGTGAGCTGCCATTCCTAAACtctttgaagatgaaaatgtcAATCCTTCTTGGGGTAGCTCAAATGAACCTGGGAATCATATTAAGCTATTGCAATGCTAAATTCTTTGAGAATAGCGTTAATATCTG GTTCCAATTTGTTCcccagataatttttttaaacagttTGTTTGGCTACCTGTCCATTCTCATCCTTGTGAAGTGGTGCATTGGTTCACAAGCTGATCTATACCACACAATGATATACATGTTCCTCAGTCCCACTGATGATCTGGGTGAAAACCAGCTTTTTGTTGGCCAGAAGATGCTACAG CTTGTGTTACTGTTACTGGCCCTTGTTGCTGTACCCTGGATGCTACTTCCAAagccttttcttttgaagaagcAGCACCAAGAT CGGCATCGAGGCCAATCTTACACACCACTTCAGAGCACAGAGGAAACCTTTCAGTTGGAGTCAAATCATGGTTCACATGGTCATGAGGAGTTTGATTTCAGTGAAGTTTTTGTACACCAACTGATACATACCATTGAATTTGTGCTTGGATCGGTCTCAAATACGGCTTCTTACCTTCGTCTATGGGCCCTAAG TCTTGCTCACTCGGAGTTGTCAAGTGTGTTCTATGATAAACTTCTCATGCTTGCTTGGGG GTACAACAATGTGGTTATCCTAATAGTAGGCATCGTCATCTTTATTTGCGCTACTGTTGGGGTGTTGCTTGTAATGGAAACACTCAGTGCTTTCCTACACGCTTTGCGACTTCACTGGGTGGAGTTCCAAAACAAGTTCTACGAGGGAGACGGTTACAAGTTCTATCCATTCTCATTCGCATTGATTGGTGATGAAGATGAATGA